A genome region from Chlorobaculum tepidum TLS includes the following:
- the feoB gene encoding ferrous iron transport protein B — MSQQKTITVALAGNPNAGKSSLFNALTGAHQRVGNFPGVTIEKHEGYLDYKGYRITVVDLPGTYSLTPYSPEEIVTRRFIIDEKPDVVVNVVEGTNLERNLMLTVQLMEMEVDLLVALNMMDEVEEKGISIDLDQLEQLFGSHIVPISARNRKGLDELLDHIVSVSEGRIEIKKNKITFSAEVEKAIDKIALLLAHERELDAAANHRWLAIKLLENDREVYTQVQKFPVWVKIELALQEAITECGILHNTDPEALITEDRHAFVRGAMQECVHLPKATRASVSDYIDMVVLNRVLGLPVFFLVVWAIFQLTFTLGKPLVEALAYAFDLLSDTVAPHLPAGMVRSIFVDGVISGVGSVVEFLPNIVLLFMGLSFLEASGYMARAAFVIDKVMHRFGLHGKSFIPMITGFGCSIPAIMATRTLKSRSDRLATIMTIPFMSCSAKLPVYVLLAGAFFPPAMAANVMFGIYLLGIMIGLWTAWLLKSTVLKSDSEPFVMELPPYRWPTLTSVVFQARMKAVMYLKKAGTLILGAVIVIWAASNFPRSSALDAELAQEKAKIEATAVAPELKAEQLQKLKARIDAGQLEYSLAGRSGKLLEPLIRPLGFDWRIGISLVTGLAAKEVVVSTLGTIFSIGHAAGQTSLSQILRSDPSFSKATALSLMVFVLLYIPCVASVGVMKKEVGAWKPVLLYSVYVLAVAWIASFITYHLALLWL, encoded by the coding sequence ATGAGCCAGCAGAAAACCATTACGGTCGCGCTTGCCGGAAATCCGAACGCGGGCAAGTCTTCGCTGTTCAACGCGCTGACCGGCGCTCACCAGCGCGTAGGAAATTTCCCCGGCGTAACCATCGAAAAGCACGAAGGTTATCTCGATTACAAAGGCTACCGCATCACCGTGGTCGATCTGCCCGGCACCTATTCGCTGACGCCGTACTCACCGGAGGAGATCGTCACCCGCCGCTTCATCATCGACGAGAAACCAGATGTGGTGGTGAACGTCGTCGAGGGCACCAACCTCGAACGCAACCTCATGCTGACCGTGCAGCTCATGGAGATGGAAGTCGATCTGCTCGTGGCGCTCAACATGATGGACGAGGTGGAGGAGAAAGGAATTTCCATCGATCTCGACCAGCTCGAACAGCTCTTCGGCAGCCACATCGTGCCGATCTCCGCGCGCAATCGCAAGGGGCTCGACGAGCTGCTCGACCACATCGTCAGCGTCAGCGAAGGGCGAATCGAGATCAAGAAAAACAAAATCACCTTCAGCGCCGAGGTCGAGAAGGCTATCGACAAGATCGCCCTCCTGCTGGCTCACGAGCGCGAACTCGACGCAGCAGCCAACCACCGCTGGCTCGCCATCAAGCTGCTTGAAAACGACCGCGAGGTCTACACCCAGGTGCAGAAATTTCCGGTGTGGGTCAAAATCGAGCTGGCGTTGCAGGAGGCGATCACGGAGTGCGGCATTCTGCACAACACCGATCCCGAAGCGCTCATCACCGAAGACCGGCACGCTTTCGTGCGCGGCGCGATGCAGGAGTGCGTTCACCTGCCGAAGGCCACACGAGCCTCGGTGAGCGACTACATCGACATGGTGGTGCTGAACCGGGTACTCGGCCTGCCGGTCTTTTTTCTCGTCGTCTGGGCGATCTTCCAGCTCACCTTCACGCTCGGCAAGCCGCTGGTGGAGGCGCTCGCCTACGCCTTCGACCTGCTTTCGGACACCGTCGCGCCGCACTTGCCCGCCGGAATGGTGCGTTCGATCTTTGTTGACGGCGTGATCTCAGGCGTCGGCAGCGTGGTGGAGTTCCTGCCAAACATCGTGCTGCTTTTCATGGGGCTGTCGTTCCTCGAAGCCTCTGGCTACATGGCGCGTGCGGCCTTCGTGATCGACAAGGTGATGCACCGCTTCGGCCTGCACGGCAAGTCGTTCATTCCGATGATCACCGGCTTCGGCTGCTCGATTCCGGCCATCATGGCGACGCGAACGCTCAAGAGCCGGTCGGATCGTCTCGCCACCATCATGACGATTCCCTTCATGAGCTGCAGCGCAAAACTGCCGGTCTACGTGCTGCTCGCAGGAGCATTCTTCCCGCCAGCGATGGCCGCCAACGTGATGTTCGGCATCTACCTGCTCGGCATCATGATCGGCCTCTGGACGGCGTGGCTGCTGAAATCGACCGTGCTGAAGAGCGACTCGGAGCCCTTCGTGATGGAGCTGCCGCCCTACCGCTGGCCGACGCTCACTTCGGTGGTATTTCAGGCGCGGATGAAGGCCGTGATGTACCTCAAAAAAGCCGGAACGCTGATTCTCGGCGCGGTAATCGTGATTTGGGCGGCGAGCAACTTCCCGCGCAGCTCGGCGCTCGACGCGGAGCTTGCACAAGAGAAGGCGAAGATCGAGGCAACGGCGGTCGCACCGGAGCTGAAAGCGGAGCAGTTGCAGAAGCTCAAAGCGCGAATCGACGCAGGCCAGCTCGAATACTCGCTCGCCGGACGGAGCGGGAAACTGCTCGAACCGCTCATCCGCCCGCTCGGCTTCGACTGGCGCATCGGCATCTCGCTGGTCACGGGCCTCGCGGCAAAAGAGGTGGTGGTTTCGACGCTCGGCACGATTTTCTCGATCGGTCACGCCGCCGGACAGACAAGCCTGTCGCAAATTCTTCGGAGCGATCCCAGCTTCAGCAAAGCCACG
- a CDS encoding FeoA family protein yields the protein MKLSELKAGDRAEVTSVAAEPAVRRRLMDLGLVRGAKLKVLRFAPLGDPIEVNCNGMLLTMRRNEAEGITVHILAGDEGHPHGWPGFRRRHRFGKRA from the coding sequence ATGAAGTTATCGGAGTTGAAAGCCGGAGATCGGGCGGAGGTGACCTCGGTGGCGGCAGAACCTGCCGTCAGGCGGCGCCTCATGGATTTGGGTCTTGTCAGAGGAGCGAAGCTTAAGGTGCTGCGGTTTGCTCCGCTCGGCGATCCCATAGAAGTGAATTGCAACGGCATGCTGCTCACGATGCGACGCAACGAGGCCGAAGGGATTACCGTACACATACTGGCCGGGGACGAAGGGCATCCGCACGGATGGCCGGGCTTCCGCAGACGCCACCGTTTCGGAAAACGCGCATGA
- a CDS encoding histidine triad nucleotide-binding protein, which yields MTRYDPDCIFCKIATGHIPANLVYKNDHVAAFHDINPVAPIHVLIIPLEHIRSLSDLKDGDSEIAAQILLAARIVAEKTGVLESGYRLVFNNGEDALQSVGHIHAHLIGGKTMGWPPFAGREVAHGQD from the coding sequence ATGACACGTTACGATCCAGACTGCATTTTCTGCAAGATTGCCACCGGGCACATTCCGGCCAATCTGGTTTACAAAAATGACCACGTGGCCGCATTTCACGACATCAACCCGGTCGCGCCCATCCATGTGCTCATCATTCCGCTGGAGCACATCCGGTCGCTCAGCGATCTGAAGGATGGCGATTCGGAGATCGCCGCGCAGATTCTGCTTGCCGCACGCATCGTGGCCGAGAAGACCGGAGTGCTCGAATCGGGCTACCGGCTGGTGTTCAACAATGGCGAAGACGCCCTGCAAAGCGTCGGACACATCCATGCGCATCTGATCGGCGGCAAAACGATGGGCTGGCCTCCCTTTGCGGGCCGGGAAGTGGCTCACGGGCAGGATTAA
- a CDS encoding fibrobacter succinogenes major paralogous domain-containing protein: MIKRRICHMFGAMIPLLLATLFMAACNGNTPKRVTDIDGNTYGTVNIGGHVWMAENLRVTRYRNGDPIAEVKEGASWTAQTAGARCSYDNSPENGKTYGFLYNWYAVSDPRGLAPEGWHVATDKEWQALADALGGEQEAGAGLKAPGKWGNSSGETQSSGFNALPSGARRDADGVFLMLGQFARFWTSTPASNGKALARALGFYDNALRVGEVVPRNGFAVRCVKD, translated from the coding sequence ATGATCAAACGACGCATATGCCACATGTTTGGCGCAATGATCCCTCTTCTGCTCGCTACCCTGTTCATGGCTGCCTGCAACGGAAACACCCCGAAGCGGGTCACCGACATTGACGGCAATACCTATGGAACGGTGAACATTGGCGGACATGTCTGGATGGCGGAAAACCTGCGAGTGACCCGTTACCGGAATGGCGATCCCATCGCGGAGGTGAAGGAGGGCGCCTCGTGGACCGCACAGACAGCCGGAGCGCGATGCTCTTACGACAACAGCCCGGAAAACGGTAAAACATACGGCTTTCTCTACAACTGGTATGCCGTCAGCGATCCGAGAGGTCTCGCTCCCGAAGGCTGGCACGTGGCTACTGACAAGGAGTGGCAGGCGCTGGCCGATGCTCTCGGCGGTGAACAGGAGGCCGGTGCTGGCCTGAAAGCTCCTGGAAAATGGGGCAATTCATCCGGAGAAACCCAAAGCAGCGGGTTCAATGCCTTGCCCTCCGGCGCTCGCCGGGATGCCGACGGTGTTTTCCTCATGCTCGGCCAGTTTGCGCGCTTCTGGACCTCCACGCCGGCCAGTAACGGCAAAGCTCTCGCCCGAGCTTTAGGCTTCTACGACAACGCCCTGCGCGTCGGAGAAGTTGTCCCCAGGAACGGCTTTGCCGTGCGGTGTGTCAAGGATTGA
- a CDS encoding DUF58 domain-containing protein, whose translation MSRCPEDSRTGNGRNGAPDPGELSAMVRKLEIRSRRLVNELFSGEYHSSFKGRGIEFSQVREYQYGDDVRTIDWNTSAHKNDLYVKIFTEERERILMLVLDGSGSMLFGSGRLKKELAAEVSAILAFSAVQNNDMVGLLVFSDTVETYIPPRKGRAHALVILNEIFSMRQCGRKTDIDAALSFLRRTQKRKSIIFLLTDLLGSEYERGMKLLNARHEFVLIHIGDPLDHELPHSGLLDLVDPETGERLTIDAGSRAFLARYAKEQRAKREAVQRQLSRMKVDAVFLDTGKSIIGGLNAFFRHRERKV comes from the coding sequence ATGTCCAGGTGCCCTGAAGACTCCCGCACGGGGAATGGCAGGAACGGAGCGCCCGATCCTGGCGAGCTTTCCGCAATGGTGCGCAAGCTCGAAATCCGTTCGCGGCGGCTGGTCAACGAGCTGTTCAGCGGTGAGTACCACTCCTCGTTCAAAGGGCGCGGCATCGAGTTCAGCCAGGTGCGAGAGTACCAGTATGGCGACGACGTGCGCACCATCGACTGGAACACCTCGGCGCACAAAAACGACCTGTACGTCAAGATCTTCACCGAGGAGCGCGAGCGCATCCTGATGCTGGTGCTCGACGGCTCCGGTTCAATGCTCTTCGGCAGCGGACGGCTGAAAAAGGAGCTGGCCGCCGAAGTCTCGGCAATTCTCGCCTTCAGCGCCGTGCAGAACAACGACATGGTGGGGCTGCTCGTTTTTAGCGACACGGTCGAGACCTACATTCCTCCCCGCAAAGGCCGCGCCCACGCGCTGGTCATTCTGAACGAAATCTTCTCGATGCGGCAATGCGGGCGGAAAACCGACATCGATGCGGCACTCTCATTCCTGCGCCGCACGCAGAAGCGCAAGTCGATTATTTTCCTGCTCACCGACCTGCTCGGTTCGGAGTACGAGCGGGGCATGAAGCTGCTCAACGCTCGCCACGAATTCGTGCTCATCCACATCGGCGACCCGCTCGACCACGAGCTTCCCCATTCCGGGCTGCTCGATCTGGTCGATCCGGAGACAGGCGAGCGCCTGACAATCGATGCAGGAAGCCGCGCTTTTCTGGCCCGCTACGCCAAGGAGCAGCGGGCGAAGCGCGAGGCGGTGCAGCGGCAACTGAGCCGCATGAAGGTCGATGCGGTCTTTCTCGATACCGGCAAGTCGATCATCGGCGGCCTGAACGCATTCTTCCGGCACCGTGAGCGCAAGGTGTAA
- a CDS encoding AAA family ATPase translates to MKQETDLELLGRQIAEESAFIDRVREVLASTIIGQGAVIDRVIIALLANGHLLLEGVPGLAKTLIVRTFASAMNLSFHRIQFTPDMLPADLIGTMIYNPKTMEFYPRMGPVFANVILADEINRSPAKVQSALLEAMQEKQVTIGDVTYPLGEPFMVLATQNPVEHEGTYMLPEAQLDRFMMKVIVEYPTFEEELEVMQRASAVQAPIEVQAVVQPEEVFRSRSLVDRIYVDQRVQRYIVDLVTATRSPERYGLDGLSTMIEYGASPRASIFLLLASKAHAFLQRRAYATPEDVKSIVYDVLRHRVRPSYEAEAENMKAEDFIRNILEHVQVP, encoded by the coding sequence ATGAAACAGGAAACGGATCTTGAATTGCTTGGGCGGCAAATTGCCGAGGAGTCGGCTTTTATCGACCGGGTGCGAGAGGTGCTTGCCTCCACCATCATCGGCCAGGGCGCGGTCATCGACAGGGTGATCATCGCCCTGCTCGCCAACGGCCATTTGCTGCTCGAGGGGGTGCCGGGTCTTGCTAAGACCCTCATCGTGCGAACCTTTGCGTCTGCGATGAACCTCTCGTTCCACCGCATCCAGTTCACACCCGACATGCTGCCCGCCGACCTGATCGGCACCATGATCTACAATCCGAAAACGATGGAGTTCTACCCGCGCATGGGCCCGGTGTTCGCCAACGTGATTCTCGCCGACGAGATCAACCGATCGCCAGCCAAGGTGCAGTCCGCCTTGCTCGAAGCGATGCAGGAGAAGCAGGTGACGATTGGCGATGTCACCTACCCGCTCGGCGAACCGTTCATGGTGCTGGCCACCCAAAACCCCGTCGAGCACGAGGGAACCTACATGCTGCCGGAGGCGCAGCTCGATCGATTCATGATGAAGGTGATTGTTGAGTACCCGACCTTCGAGGAGGAGCTGGAGGTGATGCAACGGGCGTCAGCGGTGCAGGCTCCCATCGAGGTGCAAGCGGTCGTCCAGCCGGAGGAGGTGTTCCGGTCGCGGAGCCTGGTGGATCGCATCTACGTCGATCAGCGGGTGCAGCGCTACATCGTCGATCTGGTCACGGCCACCCGATCGCCCGAGCGTTACGGCCTCGACGGTCTCTCGACGATGATCGAATACGGAGCGTCGCCGCGAGCCTCGATTTTCCTTCTGCTTGCCTCGAAAGCTCACGCCTTTTTGCAGCGCCGCGCCTATGCCACACCGGAGGATGTCAAGAGCATCGTCTATGACGTGCTGCGCCACCGCGTTCGCCCGAGCTACGAAGCTGAGGCCGAAAACATGAAGGCCGAGGACTTCATCAGAAACATTCTCGAACATGTCCAGGTGCCCTGA
- the tsaD gene encoding tRNA (adenosine(37)-N6)-threonylcarbamoyltransferase complex transferase subunit TsaD, with amino-acid sequence MNILGIETSCDETSAAVLSDGSVRSNIVSSQRCHTDFGGVVPELASREHERLIVSIVDAAITEANIAKNDLDVIAATAGPGLIGAVMVGLCFAEGLAWALGKPFVPVNHVEAHIFSPFISDEPGHREPKGDFVSLTVSGGHTLLSVVRQDLGYEVIGRTIDDAAGEAFDKTGKMLGLGYPAGPVIDRLAREGDSDFHRFPRALTASSQTSKSYRGNFDFSFSGLKTSVRTWLEAHDSEYVQKHQADLAASIQSAIVEVLVEKSVAAALLHKVNAISVAGGVSANSGLRSAMQAACDRHGIELFIPALAYSTDNAAMIATMAQLMIARGKYRIEDNSYGVAPFARFEAARKGAR; translated from the coding sequence ATGAATATTTTAGGGATAGAAACCAGTTGCGACGAAACCTCGGCGGCTGTCCTCAGCGATGGATCGGTCCGGTCGAACATTGTCAGTTCTCAGCGATGCCATACCGATTTCGGCGGTGTGGTGCCGGAGCTGGCTTCACGGGAGCATGAGCGACTGATCGTCTCGATCGTGGATGCCGCCATAACCGAAGCAAATATAGCAAAAAATGACCTCGATGTCATAGCCGCTACCGCCGGGCCGGGGCTGATCGGCGCGGTGATGGTGGGGCTTTGCTTTGCCGAGGGCCTGGCCTGGGCGCTTGGCAAGCCCTTCGTGCCGGTCAACCATGTCGAGGCGCACATCTTTTCACCCTTCATCAGCGACGAACCTGGCCACCGCGAGCCGAAGGGCGACTTCGTTTCGCTGACCGTCTCCGGAGGCCACACATTGCTGTCGGTCGTGCGGCAGGATCTGGGCTACGAGGTAATCGGACGCACCATCGACGACGCGGCGGGCGAGGCGTTCGACAAGACCGGCAAGATGCTTGGCCTCGGTTATCCGGCGGGGCCGGTGATCGACCGGCTTGCCCGCGAGGGCGATTCGGATTTCCACCGTTTTCCCCGAGCCCTGACCGCAAGTTCGCAGACAAGCAAGAGTTACCGGGGCAACTTCGACTTCAGCTTCTCTGGCCTCAAAACCTCCGTGCGCACCTGGCTCGAAGCTCACGACTCGGAGTATGTCCAAAAGCATCAGGCTGACCTTGCAGCCTCAATCCAGTCAGCGATTGTTGAGGTGCTGGTCGAAAAGAGCGTCGCCGCCGCGCTCTTGCATAAAGTCAATGCCATTTCGGTGGCGGGCGGCGTGAGCGCCAACTCCGGCCTCCGCTCGGCGATGCAGGCGGCCTGCGACCGGCACGGCATCGAACTCTTCATTCCCGCGCTCGCCTACTCGACCGACAATGCAGCAATGATCGCCACCATGGCGCAGTTGATGATTGCGCGAGGCAAGTACCGGATCGAGGATAATTCCTATGGCGTAGCGCCTTTTGCCCGCTTCGAGGCAGCCAGAAAAGGGGCGCGTTGA
- the yajC gene encoding preprotein translocase subunit YajC: MSDTILALMLFAPPAGGATPNPFVQLVPLVLIFVVFYFFMIRPQQKKQKERESLLNDIKRGDRVVTIGGIHGTVAGIETEKKTVLVQVADNVKIKFERSAIANIEKQETGDKLASKE; encoded by the coding sequence ATGTCTGACACCATCCTTGCCCTGATGCTCTTCGCCCCGCCAGCCGGAGGCGCGACGCCGAATCCGTTCGTCCAGCTCGTACCGCTCGTCCTGATCTTTGTCGTCTTTTACTTCTTCATGATCCGCCCGCAGCAGAAAAAACAGAAAGAGCGCGAATCGCTGCTCAACGACATCAAGCGCGGCGACCGGGTTGTTACCATCGGCGGCATTCATGGGACCGTCGCCGGGATCGAAACCGAGAAAAAAACGGTTCTTGTGCAGGTTGCCGACAACGTCAAGATCAAGTTCGAACGTTCGGCGATTGCCAACATAGAAAAACAGGAAACCGGCGACAAGCTCGCCTCGAAGGAGTAA